In the genome of Actinomadura graeca, one region contains:
- a CDS encoding homogentisate 1,2-dioxygenase, with translation MAYYRQVGEVPDKRHIQFRDDDGKLYYEELMGEEGFSSDSSLLYHRGVPSAIVASECWELPDPSLVSNHPLKPRHLRLHDLFGTGDAGRTDAVTGRRLVLANDDVRIGYVVAGAASPHYRNAIGDECVYVESGRGTVETIFGALPYRTGDYVVIPRGATHRWVPDTGDGPSRLYVIEANSHIAPPKRYLSRFGQFLEHAPYCERDLHGPGDVLLADGRDVEVLVKHRGDGPGGVVGTRFVYAGHPFDVVAWDGCLYPYTFNIEDFMPITGKIHQPPPAHQVFEGHNFVICNFVPRKVDYHPLSVPLPYYHSNVDSDEVMFYVAGDYRARKGSGIAVGSVSLHPGGHAHGPLPSAIEASLGAEGFDETAVMVDTFAPLRLGQAGVEVDDPAYAWAWAGRSGVPAGSK, from the coding sequence GTGGCGTACTACCGGCAGGTCGGTGAGGTGCCAGACAAGCGGCATATCCAGTTCCGCGACGACGACGGCAAGCTGTATTACGAGGAACTGATGGGCGAGGAGGGCTTTTCCTCCGACTCGTCGCTGCTGTACCACCGCGGCGTCCCCTCGGCAATCGTCGCCAGCGAATGCTGGGAACTTCCCGACCCGTCGCTGGTCTCCAACCATCCGCTCAAGCCCCGGCATCTCCGGCTGCACGACCTCTTCGGCACCGGGGACGCCGGACGGACGGACGCGGTCACCGGCCGCCGCCTCGTCCTCGCCAACGATGACGTCCGCATCGGCTATGTGGTGGCGGGAGCGGCGTCGCCGCACTACCGCAACGCGATCGGTGACGAGTGCGTGTACGTCGAGTCCGGGCGGGGCACCGTCGAGACGATCTTCGGTGCCCTCCCCTACCGGACGGGCGACTATGTGGTGATCCCCCGGGGCGCCACCCATCGCTGGGTCCCGGACACCGGCGACGGGCCCAGCCGGTTGTACGTCATCGAGGCGAACAGCCACATCGCCCCGCCGAAGCGCTATCTCTCCCGTTTCGGCCAGTTCCTGGAGCACGCTCCGTACTGCGAGCGAGACCTGCATGGACCAGGCGACGTCCTCCTTGCGGACGGCCGGGACGTCGAGGTGCTGGTCAAGCACCGGGGCGACGGACCCGGCGGGGTGGTCGGCACACGCTTCGTCTACGCAGGTCACCCGTTCGACGTGGTCGCCTGGGACGGGTGCCTCTACCCCTACACGTTCAACATCGAAGACTTCATGCCGATTACCGGGAAGATCCACCAGCCGCCGCCGGCCCACCAGGTGTTCGAGGGCCACAACTTCGTGATCTGCAACTTCGTCCCGCGCAAGGTCGACTATCACCCGCTGTCGGTGCCCTTGCCCTACTACCACTCCAATGTCGACTCCGATGAGGTCATGTTCTACGTCGCCGGCGACTACCGGGCCAGGAAGGGCTCGGGGATCGCGGTGGGCTCGGTCTCGCTCCACCCCGGCGGCCACGCCCACGGGCCGCTGCCGTCCGCGATCGAGGCGTCGCTCGGCGCCGAGGGCTTCGACGAGACCGCGGTCATGGTCGACACCTTCGCCCCGCTCAGGCTCGGCCAGGCCGGCGTGGAGGTGGACGACCCCGCCTATGCGTGGGCATGGGCCGGCCGGAGCGGCGTGCCGGCCGGGTCGAAATGA
- a CDS encoding dihydrofolate reductase family protein produces MSTTFTVDFFCSLDGYGMARGWPGYWGKEGPEIREDRVRTFAQEQVLVFGATTFRQFRKFVAEYDEPYYDSLNELPKIVFSSTLEDPLGWRNSTVLNEDAVTAIERLKRTTDVPMRSHGSVSLNRALLAAGLVDRIEVIMFPAISGRAGEAALFHGGAEFDLELIESTVLDGRTQKLVYTPHLHGEIPEGVGPRRRNAG; encoded by the coding sequence ATGAGCACCACCTTCACCGTCGACTTTTTCTGCAGCCTCGACGGCTACGGCATGGCCAGAGGCTGGCCCGGATACTGGGGGAAGGAGGGCCCCGAGATCCGCGAGGACCGGGTGCGGACCTTCGCCCAGGAGCAGGTGCTCGTCTTCGGCGCGACGACGTTCCGGCAGTTCCGCAAGTTCGTGGCCGAGTACGACGAGCCCTACTACGACAGCCTGAACGAGCTGCCGAAGATCGTGTTCTCCAGCACGCTCGAAGACCCGCTCGGGTGGCGGAACTCGACGGTCCTGAACGAGGACGCGGTGACGGCGATCGAGCGCCTGAAGCGCACCACGGACGTCCCGATGCGCTCGCACGGCAGCGTCTCACTGAACCGCGCCTTGCTTGCCGCCGGCCTCGTCGACCGGATCGAGGTCATCATGTTCCCCGCCATTTCGGGTCGCGCCGGTGAGGCCGCGCTCTTCCACGGCGGGGCGGAGTTCGACCTGGAGCTCATCGAGTCGACCGTGCTCGACGGCCGGACGCAGAAGCTCGTCTACACCCCGCACCTTCACGGCGAGATCCCCGAGGGCGTCGGGCCGCGGCGCCGAAACGCGGGATAG
- a CDS encoding extracellular solute-binding protein, protein MNDTHLPSEGLGSTRPSRRTVLRALAYTGAGAAFGTSLIGCSAGSGGTGAADVAKGPGPGGYALDLGGYQGPVPRTSQMTLRVLRADTSPPVNDWYAKAFAAFHAAFPNIKIAEERVPFGSLQQKVQVYIQSGDAPDIMMGRTDLTAYYGAGKLAVPLGPYLTADFVRKQRASVVDGASVNGDLLVMPWEDGIPMVVFNLDLFAKAKVDPPAELTPRQVTSGWTVDDFLATLGRLKEGLARSGDQSLFALEASTLGNGGPGSNYGGFEGHFIRMMGDPQAAKTSDEYRTWAAVDEAGRKASGYLDSNGAIQGMRNYQKLFQDGLTPKGAVPKQFAGGQAAMGWEAIALINRYTGSPADKLKFEWGATVVPRGTTFFGCNQAEAPFVWTGSKNQAEAVALLAFLCNDKNRVGYHTVRGSVPARDDIIPSLPVYAGKAQQLGLAAAKHFVGAPKTAGWSDYSTAANSAIRNIALGADVATTLHETATKVDGLLKKYR, encoded by the coding sequence GTGAACGACACGCACCTCCCCTCCGAGGGCCTCGGCTCGACCCGGCCCAGCCGCCGCACGGTCCTTCGCGCGCTCGCCTACACCGGGGCGGGGGCCGCGTTCGGGACGTCCCTGATCGGCTGCAGCGCCGGCTCCGGCGGCACCGGCGCCGCCGATGTCGCCAAGGGCCCCGGCCCGGGCGGCTACGCGCTCGACCTGGGCGGATATCAGGGACCCGTGCCCCGCACGTCGCAGATGACCCTCAGGGTGCTGCGGGCGGACACCTCACCGCCGGTCAACGACTGGTACGCCAAGGCGTTCGCGGCGTTCCACGCGGCCTTCCCGAACATCAAGATCGCTGAGGAGCGGGTGCCGTTCGGCAGCCTGCAGCAGAAGGTCCAGGTGTACATCCAGTCCGGCGACGCCCCGGACATCATGATGGGCCGGACCGACCTGACCGCCTACTACGGCGCCGGCAAGCTGGCGGTGCCCCTCGGGCCGTACCTCACCGCCGATTTCGTCCGCAAGCAGCGGGCGTCCGTCGTGGACGGCGCGTCGGTGAACGGCGACCTGCTCGTCATGCCGTGGGAGGACGGCATCCCCATGGTGGTGTTCAACCTCGATCTGTTCGCCAAGGCCAAGGTCGATCCGCCGGCCGAGCTCACACCGCGGCAGGTGACGTCGGGGTGGACCGTGGACGACTTCCTGGCCACGCTGGGCCGGCTCAAGGAAGGGCTCGCACGCTCCGGGGACCAGTCACTGTTCGCCCTCGAAGCGTCCACGCTCGGCAACGGCGGCCCGGGCTCGAACTACGGCGGGTTCGAGGGCCACTTCATCCGCATGATGGGCGATCCCCAAGCGGCCAAGACCTCCGACGAATACCGCACCTGGGCCGCCGTCGACGAGGCGGGCCGCAAGGCGTCCGGCTATCTGGACTCCAATGGAGCGATCCAGGGAATGCGCAACTACCAGAAGCTCTTCCAGGACGGCCTCACCCCCAAGGGCGCCGTCCCCAAGCAGTTCGCCGGTGGGCAGGCGGCCATGGGATGGGAGGCGATCGCCCTCATCAACCGCTACACGGGCAGCCCGGCCGACAAGCTCAAATTCGAATGGGGGGCGACCGTGGTGCCCCGGGGCACCACCTTCTTCGGATGCAACCAGGCGGAGGCGCCCTTCGTCTGGACGGGAAGCAAGAACCAGGCGGAGGCCGTGGCGCTTCTCGCCTTCCTCTGCAACGACAAGAACCGCGTCGGTTACCACACCGTCCGCGGCTCCGTCCCCGCCCGCGACGACATCATCCCCTCCCTGCCCGTCTACGCCGGCAAGGCGCAGCAGCTGGGATTGGCCGCGGCGAAGCATTTCGTAGGCGCCCCCAAGACGGCCGGCTGGTCGGACTATTCGACCGCCGCGAACAGCGCCATCCGCAACATCGCACTCGGTGCGGATGTGGCGACGACCCTGCATGAGACCGCCACCAAGGTCGACGGCCTTCTGAAGAAGTATCGCTAG
- a CDS encoding IclR family transcriptional regulator: MTTEDKGDAPAGSQTLERGLAVLVELSRHPDGLTVAQVAAACGLHRSITTRLLVSLERTGFAARDQAGLYRVGSLVTEISQRTRPQLREIAEPVLRRLALTVDATASLVEVRGEYAVTTLVAEPPTNGPRFSYRLGNRDPLDQGAGGLAALASGPPRPGDPDRVAATRERGHIVTHAELNPGAYGIAAPLPGWDVRAAINIVTNRKDVLEAARVPLLEAVREIGAQRRTDG; this comes from the coding sequence ATGACGACAGAAGACAAGGGCGACGCGCCCGCGGGCTCGCAGACGCTGGAGCGCGGGCTCGCCGTGCTGGTCGAACTGAGCAGGCACCCGGACGGCCTCACCGTCGCCCAGGTGGCGGCCGCCTGCGGGCTGCACAGATCGATCACGACCCGCCTCCTCGTCTCCCTCGAACGCACCGGCTTCGCGGCGAGGGACCAGGCGGGCCTCTACCGCGTCGGCTCCCTGGTGACCGAGATCTCCCAGCGGACCCGGCCGCAACTGCGCGAGATCGCCGAACCGGTGCTGCGACGCCTGGCGCTCACGGTCGACGCCACGGCGTCCCTCGTCGAGGTGCGAGGAGAGTACGCCGTCACCACCCTCGTCGCCGAGCCGCCGACCAACGGTCCCCGCTTCTCCTACCGCCTCGGCAATCGCGACCCACTGGACCAGGGCGCGGGCGGCCTCGCCGCCCTCGCCTCGGGCCCGCCCCGTCCCGGTGACCCCGATCGCGTCGCGGCGACCCGGGAGCGCGGGCACATCGTGACGCACGCCGAACTCAACCCGGGCGCGTACGGCATCGCGGCGCCCCTGCCGGGCTGGGACGTGCGCGCGGCGATCAACATTGTCACCAACCGGAAGGACGTGCTCGAAGCCGCACGCGTGCCCTTGCTCGAAGCCGTCCGCGAAATCGGCGCACAAAGAAGAACGGACGGATGA
- a CDS encoding SDR family oxidoreductase encodes MFPRPVEPGPGGPHRRRSAHLPAHPGPGRRPGIGGRRRTRRTPDQARPSTRIRTSEEVARCALFLASDESSYVTRANPVVDGGWSAVLPGGDVTQPPDSFHDGRPV; translated from the coding sequence GTGTTCCCCCGCCCCGTGGAACCGGGGCCGGGTGGTCCTCATCGGCGACGCAGCGCACACCTGCCCGCCCACCCCGGCCCAGGGCGACGCCCAGGCATTGGAGGACGCCGCCGTACTCGCCGAACTCCTGACCAGGCGCGACCGTCGACAAGGATCAGGACATCTGAGGAAGTCGCCCGGTGCGCCCTGTTCCTGGCCTCCGACGAGTCCTCCTACGTCACCCGGGCCAACCCCGTCGTCGACGGCGGCTGGTCCGCCGTGCTTCCCGGCGGCGACGTCACGCAGCCGCCCGACAGCTTCCACGACGGCCGTCCGGTGTAG
- a CDS encoding carbohydrate ABC transporter permease yields the protein MTAKTARGGRRRREAITAGLMLAPAFIGVVLFQYLPLADVLSTSLRRVDPFTRAPVGGPSLTNYSEILADPDFRRALLNTALYIAITICLEIPVALILAITVNQRLPGSRALRAAVIAAMAASETVGALVWSQMYESAFGILNSTLAALHLPQQPFLTSEHQALAAITVMSVWRGVGLPMLIFLGGLQLIPQEVYEAAKVDGVGPLRTLLQITVPLLKPSLVVAAFMSMLSGARIFTPISVMTDGGPNGSTGNLIYYSYQQAFSFQAFGPAAAAAVVMLLLLVVLSVAQARILRSE from the coding sequence ATGACCGCGAAGACCGCGCGAGGCGGCCGCCGACGACGAGAGGCGATCACCGCGGGCCTCATGCTGGCTCCGGCCTTCATCGGCGTCGTCCTTTTCCAGTACCTGCCGCTCGCGGATGTCCTCAGCACGAGTCTTCGCCGCGTCGACCCGTTCACCCGCGCGCCCGTGGGCGGGCCGAGCCTGACCAACTACTCCGAGATCCTGGCCGACCCGGACTTCCGCCGGGCACTGCTCAACACCGCCCTCTACATCGCCATCACCATCTGCCTGGAAATACCCGTCGCCCTCATTCTCGCGATCACGGTCAACCAGCGCCTGCCCGGATCGCGGGCGTTGCGCGCCGCCGTCATCGCGGCCATGGCCGCGTCGGAAACGGTCGGCGCCCTGGTGTGGTCGCAGATGTACGAGTCGGCGTTCGGAATCCTCAACTCGACCCTGGCGGCGCTCCACCTGCCGCAGCAGCCGTTCCTCACGTCCGAGCACCAGGCCCTCGCCGCGATCACCGTGATGTCGGTATGGCGCGGCGTCGGGCTGCCCATGCTGATCTTCCTGGGCGGTCTGCAACTCATTCCCCAGGAGGTGTACGAGGCGGCGAAGGTGGACGGCGTCGGCCCCCTACGGACCCTGCTGCAGATCACGGTGCCGCTGCTCAAGCCGTCGCTGGTGGTGGCGGCGTTCATGTCCATGCTGTCCGGCGCCCGCATCTTCACCCCTATCAGCGTCATGACGGACGGCGGCCCGAATGGCAGCACCGGCAATCTCATCTACTACTCGTACCAGCAGGCGTTCAGCTTCCAGGCGTTCGGACCGGCCGCCGCAGCCGCGGTGGTCATGCTGCTACTGCTGGTCGTGCTGTCGGTCGCGCAGGCACGAATTCTGAGGAGTGAGTAG
- a CDS encoding zinc-binding dehydrogenase, giving the protein MSVSKTTPTPAVDTMKAVVLNAPEGVGALTWSTVPRRTPAPAEALVRVHASSVMSADLPTLDGVSAPGPGLPGPRFPMVMGNEFVGEVVECPGGELAVGQKVAAGFGGYGFTRDGGQAEYVVARCRDLWPFTSDLPWTTLAALPKAFGSAEMIKEAVGWSRGEVLLVRGGSTAIGTATASLARLAGVTTVGTTRSPAKAEEMRAAGFDHVLVDGDDLAARVVRLFPGGVDGAVEMLGYPHVVETLRCVRPGGTVCMVGILAEQARSRATGEPQDRLAPVAPSPQWFIPAGVRLTTAMQNGVTVMKVPDPQLDHMQEWVDGIAEGRITVPVQAVFPMSRAADAYRLLESSDRIGRIVLEAGPAA; this is encoded by the coding sequence ATGTCCGTGAGCAAGACGACGCCCACCCCGGCCGTCGACACCATGAAGGCCGTCGTCCTGAACGCCCCCGAAGGGGTGGGGGCGCTGACCTGGTCGACCGTTCCACGCCGCACGCCGGCCCCGGCGGAGGCGCTCGTGCGGGTGCACGCGAGCTCGGTGATGTCGGCGGATCTGCCGACCCTCGACGGGGTGTCCGCCCCCGGCCCGGGACTGCCCGGCCCGCGGTTCCCGATGGTGATGGGCAACGAATTCGTCGGCGAGGTCGTCGAGTGCCCCGGTGGCGAACTCGCCGTCGGGCAGAAGGTCGCGGCCGGGTTCGGCGGCTACGGGTTCACCCGCGACGGCGGCCAGGCGGAGTACGTCGTGGCCCGCTGCCGGGACCTGTGGCCCTTCACCAGCGACCTGCCCTGGACGACGCTGGCCGCGCTGCCGAAGGCGTTCGGCAGCGCGGAGATGATCAAAGAGGCCGTCGGGTGGAGCCGCGGCGAGGTGCTGCTCGTCCGCGGCGGTTCCACCGCGATCGGGACGGCCACGGCCTCGCTGGCCCGCCTGGCGGGCGTGACCACCGTGGGCACCACCCGCAGCCCCGCCAAGGCCGAGGAGATGCGCGCGGCCGGCTTCGACCACGTCCTCGTCGACGGCGACGACCTGGCGGCCCGGGTCGTCCGGCTGTTCCCCGGCGGCGTCGACGGCGCCGTGGAGATGCTCGGGTATCCCCACGTCGTCGAGACCCTCAGGTGCGTCAGGCCGGGCGGCACCGTCTGCATGGTCGGCATCCTCGCCGAGCAGGCAAGGTCGCGGGCTACGGGCGAGCCTCAGGACCGTCTCGCGCCGGTGGCGCCCAGCCCGCAATGGTTCATCCCCGCCGGCGTGCGCCTGACCACCGCCATGCAGAACGGCGTCACCGTCATGAAGGTCCCGGACCCCCAGCTCGACCACATGCAGGAGTGGGTCGACGGCATCGCGGAGGGCCGCATCACGGTTCCCGTGCAGGCCGTGTTCCCGATGTCCCGCGCCGCCGACGCCTACCGCCTGCTCGAGAGCAGCGACCGCATCGGCCGCATCGTCCTTGAGGCCGGCCCAGCCGCTTGA
- a CDS encoding IclR family transcriptional regulator has translation MEKSSTRSGDEQQTAAPRADSKTLDKGIRILKALAGAPNGLGVAALSRHVQIHRTVAYRLLGTLERHGMVRQEDDGRYLLGFAIVELSGAARSDIRSIAQEPLRTLADQTRSTAVLQRLDGTDMVCLLIVEPGTAPVHVPYQIGLRLPAVDTPSGAALLGRSTHSDIEIHNGGSVVTQARTGGPWSLAAPVPRPGSTPLIAIEVLAFEPLPIQETAALAAAAAAVIGERMTALGPLRS, from the coding sequence GTGGAGAAGAGCTCAACGCGATCCGGCGACGAGCAGCAGACGGCGGCGCCGCGGGCGGATTCGAAGACGCTCGACAAGGGCATCCGCATACTCAAGGCCCTGGCGGGCGCCCCGAACGGCCTGGGGGTTGCGGCCCTTTCCCGTCACGTGCAGATCCATCGCACGGTCGCCTACCGGCTGCTCGGAACCCTTGAGCGTCATGGCATGGTCCGGCAGGAGGACGATGGCCGCTACCTGCTCGGATTCGCCATCGTGGAACTGTCCGGCGCCGCCCGCTCCGACATCCGCTCCATAGCGCAGGAGCCATTGCGCACGCTCGCCGACCAGACGCGCTCCACCGCCGTTCTCCAGCGTCTCGACGGCACCGACATGGTGTGCCTGCTGATCGTCGAGCCGGGGACGGCGCCCGTGCATGTGCCCTACCAGATCGGCCTGCGCCTCCCCGCTGTCGACACCCCGTCCGGCGCGGCCCTCCTCGGCCGTTCCACGCACTCCGATATCGAAATCCACAATGGCGGATCCGTGGTCACGCAGGCCAGGACGGGAGGCCCGTGGTCATTGGCCGCGCCGGTTCCCCGTCCGGGCAGCACACCCCTCATAGCCATTGAGGTATTGGCGTTCGAACCCCTGCCTATTCAGGAGACGGCTGCTTTGGCGGCGGCCGCGGCGGCCGTCATCGGTGAGCGCATGACGGCATTGGGTCCCCTTCGCAGCTGA